One Salvia splendens isolate huo1 chromosome 22, SspV2, whole genome shotgun sequence DNA segment encodes these proteins:
- the LOC121786252 gene encoding probable WRKY transcription factor 45 — protein sequence MLKLKSTTNTTPQSQNPNSLNPNCDHPPSYGNQLDDPFYFDIANYLVFDEDFGSNDNISCEKSQGVVDCSNGSFTSPPFANNIKPRRVMNKYKAQDDCRFAFRTKTQLEVMDDGYKWRKYGKKMVKNSPNPRNYFKCSSGGCKVKKRVERDCLDPSYVITTYQGTHNHASSTYYCTSSAI from the exons ATGTTGAAGCTAAAATCTACAACAAACACTACTCCTCAATCTCAAAACCCTAATTCTCTCAACCCTAATTGTGATCATCCACCTTCATATGGGAATCAACTCGACGATCCTTTCTACTTCGACATCGCTAATTATCTCGTGTTCGACGAAGATTTTGGCTCAAACGACAATATTTCTTGTGAAAAAAGCCAAGGTGTCGTGGATTGCTCAAATGGATCTTTCACTTCACCACCATTTGCCAATAATAT AAAGCCAAGAAGAGTAATGAACAAGTACAAGGCACAAGATGATTGTAGATTTGCATTTAGAACAAAAACACAGCTTGAAGTAATGGATGATGGGTATAAGTGGAGGAAATATGGAAAAAAGATGGTCAAGAACAGCCCCAATCCCAG GAACTATTTCAAGTGCTCAAGTGGAGGATGCAAGGTGAAGAAAAGGGTAGAGAGGGATTGTTTGGATCCAAGTTATGTGATTACAACTTATCAAGGAACACACAATCATGCCTCATCTACCTACTATTGCACTTCTTCTGCAATCTGA
- the LOC121787942 gene encoding 50S ribosomal protein L19-1, chloroplastic-like, translating to MMSSNFLPQTLFTVPRCSTQCQPRKVALSALSLRRPGLVVARPFGFNFAEKDKKMSFLVRAETNPEAEAVAEESQENVDIVESEEAEVEKPPFKPRIKLGDIMGILNKKAVEASDSERPIPDLRTGDIVEIKLEVPENRRRLSIYKGIVISKQNAGIHTTIRIRRIIAGVGVEIVFPVYSLNIKEIKVLKHRKVRRARLYYLRDKLPRLSTFK from the exons ATGATGTCCTCCAATTTTCTTCCTCAG ACGCTGTTCACGGTCCCCAGATGTTCGACGCAATGCCAACCGAGGAAAGTGGCGCTTTCAGCACTCTCTTTGCGGCGCCCCGGATTGGTTGTAGCGCGGCCTTTTGGATTTAATTTCGCGGAGAAGGATAAAAAAATGTCTTTTTTGGTGAGGGCGGAAACCAATCCTGAAGCAGAAGCGGTAGCTGAAGAGAGCCAGGAAAATGTGGATATTGTGGAGTCTGAAGAGGCTGAGGTTGAGAAGCCGCCTTTCAAACCTAGGATAAAGCTCGGCGACATAATGGGG ATACTAAACAAAAAGGCAGTTGAGGCGTCAGACAGTGAAAGGCCTATCCCCGATCTTCGTACTGGAGATATCGTGGAAATCAAGCTG GAAGTTCCAGAAAACAGACGAAGATTGTCTATATACAAAGGTATAGTTATATCAAAGCAAAATGCTGGCATCCACACAACGATTCGCATTCGACGTATTATTGCTGGTGTTGGAGTTGAGATTGTGTTCCCAGT ATATTCACTGAATATCAAAGAGATAAAAGTACTCAAGCACAGGAAGGTGAGGAGGGCGCGGCTCTACTATTTGCGGGACAAACTTCCAAGGCTCTCCACCTTCAAGTAG
- the LOC121786048 gene encoding ras-related protein Rab7-like, whose translation MTTPKRSLLKIILLGDSGVGKTSLMNQYVYKKFRAQYKATIGADFVTKELQIDDKLVTLQIWDTAGQERFQSLGVAFYRGADCCILVFDVNVLKSFETLQVWHQDFLKQVDPSNPEKFPFVLIGNKVDVDGGNSRVVSEKTAREWCEAKGNIPYFETSAKEDYNVEDAFINCAQIALATHPINIWPLDEEMPSHCDLERIQESMTGADLPRGGCAC comes from the exons ATGACTACACCAAAAAGAAGCTTGCTCAAGATCATCCTCCTTGGAGACAGTGg GGTGGGAAAAACATCTTTGATGAACCA ATATGTGTACAAGAAATTCAGAGCGCAATACAAGGCAACAATTGGGGCTGATTTTGTGACTAAAGAGTTGCAGATTGATGACAAACTTGTGACCTTGCAA ATATGGGACACGGCTGGGCAAGAGCGGTTCCAGAGCTTGGGCGTGGCGTTCTACAGAGGCGCGGATTGCTGCATTCTTGTGTTCGACGTGAACGTGCTCAAGTCATTCGAGACTCTTCAAGTTTGGCACCAAGATTTTCTCAAACAG GTTGATCCTTCTAATCCGGAGAAGTTCCCGTTCGTGTTGATCGGGAACAAGGTGGACGTTGATGGTGGAAACAGCCGGGTGGTGTCAGAGAAGACGGCTAGAGAGTGGTGTGAGGCCAAAGGGAATATACCTTATTTTGAGACATCAgccaaagaagactacaatgtTGAGGATGCATTCATCAATTGTGCCCAGATTGCACTAGCCACTCATCCCATTAACAT ttGGCCTCTTGATGAAGAGATGCCATCCCATTG TGATCTTGAAAGAATTCAAGAATCAATGACAGGAGCTGATCTGCCTAGAGGAGGATGTGCTTGCTAA
- the LOC121787856 gene encoding mitochondrial pyruvate carrier 4-like produces the protein MNSKLRHLWNHPAGPKTIHFWAPTFKWGLSIANASDFSKPPETLSYPQQTVIAISGVIWSRYCFVIKPWNLNLFGVNSAMACTGLYQLSHKLRHDYSAVDQ, from the coding sequence atgaactCAAAGCTCCGGCATCTGTGGAACCACCCGGCGGGGCCGAAGACGATCCATTTCTGGGCGCCGACGTTCAAGTGGGGGCTGAGCATCGCCAACGCCTCCGACTTCTCGAAGCCCCCGGAGACGCTCTCGTACCCGCAGCAGACGGTGATCGCCATCTCGGGCGTCATCTGGTCGCGCTATTGCTTCGTCATCAAGCCATGGAATCTCAACCTCTTCGGCGTCAACTCCGCCATGGCTTGCACCGGTCTCTATCAGCTCTCCCACAAGCTCCGCCACGACTACTCCGCCGTGGACCAATGA
- the LOC121785816 gene encoding iron-sulfur assembly protein IscA, chloroplastic-like, with the protein MAFSQSLQPPSLVRLHKSSTPVRFSSLPSSSSSLSFRFSPSFLNRKKPFLSIKSASVEAPSAAGGLAPAIALTDKALTHLNQMRSERNEDLCLRIGVKQGGCSGMSYTMEFESKANTRPDDSVMEYNGFNIVCDPKSLLFLFGMQLDYSDALIGGGFNFKNPNATQTCGCGKSFAAEM; encoded by the exons ATGGCTTTCTCTCAATCTCTGCAACCTCCATCGCTTGTTCGCTTACACAAATCTTCAACCCCAGTTCGATTCTCTTCCCTCCCTTCAtcttcctcctctctctccTTCCGGTTTTCCCCTTCATTTCTCAACCGCAAGAAACCCTTTTTGTCAATTAAGTCGGCCTCTGTGGAAG CTCCCTCAGCAGCTGGGGGACTAGCGCCTGCTATTGCTTTGACGGACAAGGCACTGACGCACTTAAATCAAATGAGATCTGAGCGCAATGAAGATCTTTGCCTCAGGATTGGGGTCAAACAAGGTGGATGTTCTGGTATGTCTTACACTATGGAGTTCGAGAGCAAAGCAAATACAAGACCTGATGATTCAGTCATGGAATATAATGGTTTCAATATAG TTTGTGATCCCAAaagccttctctttctcttcGGTATGCAACTAGACTACAGTGATGCACTCATCGGGGGAGGTTTTAACTTCAAGAATCCGAATGCTACTCAAACCTGCGGGTGTGGTAAATCATTTGCTGCGGAGATGTAA
- the LOC121787943 gene encoding uncharacterized protein LOC121787943, with product MEDRKERNAPWLSVPQFGDWDQKGPLPDYSMDFSKIREMRKQNKRDPSRASLGNEDELIPSTTRGTTVAPNDHRNYHQNNSPTARRSIFSYFNCCVKA from the exons ATGGAAGATCGCAAGGAG AGGAATGCGCCATGGCTATCCGTCCCACAGTTTGGGGACTGGGACCAAAAGGGACCATTACCCGACTATTCTATGGATTTCtcgaaaataagagagatgaggaagCAAAACAAGAGGGACCCTTCAAGGGCTAGTCTTGGGAACGAGGATGAACTCATCCCTTCAACCACACGAGGCACCACCGTAGCACCTAATGATCATCGCAACTATCATCAGAACAACTCCCCAACG GCGAGGCGGAGCATCTTCAGCTACTTTAACTGCTGCGTCAAGGCTTGA
- the LOC121787941 gene encoding small GTPase LIP1-like isoform X2 — protein sequence MFWRESMRESGEENGGPPSGQVRVLVVGDSGVGKSSLVHLIMTGSSIAQPPQTVGCNVAVKHVTYGSSTGSSNNIRGNFERDFFVELWDISGHERYTDCRSLFYSQVNGVVFVHDLSQRRTKSSLSKWAAEISATGTFSAPLSSGGPGGLPVPYIVIGNKADISAKEGARGSSGNLVDVARQWAGKQGLLPSSEELPLAESFPSSGGLLASAKEARYDKEALMKFFRMLIRRRYFPDELSSSAPWSAQVKGSFPGPGEISSDDDQQYKNSSALGQPYVLPPLPAQQNLTPPPTLYPQQPMSKPDNYNIPAFARTNSEDIARARSRRTDINV from the exons atgttttGGAGGGAGAGTATGAGGGAGAGCGGAGAAGAAAACGGTGGCCCTCCTAGCGGCCAGGTCAGAGTGCTAGTTGTTGGAGATTCAG GTGTGGGGAAAAGTTCTCTTGTTCATCTGATTATGACGGGGTCGTCCATTGCTCAACCTCCTCAAACAGTAGGGTGTAACGTTGCTGTCAAG CATGTTACATACGGAAGTTCTACGGGCTCATCAAATAACATTAGAGGCAACTTCGAGAGAGATTTCTTTGTTGAACTCTGGGATATATCGGGGCATGAAAGATACACTGACTGCCGGTCTCTTTTCTACTCTCAAGTTAATG GTGTTGTGTTTGTTCATGATCTTTCTCAAAGAAGGACCAAGAGTAGCTTGAGCAAATGGGCAGCTGAAATTTCAGCAACTGGTACATTCTCGGCTCCTTTATCATCTGGAGGTCCTGGTGGCCTTCCTGTTCCGTATATTGTTATCGGAAATAAAGCAGACATTTCGGCAAAAGAGGGTGCACGAGGTAGCAGTGGTAATCTTGTTGATGTAGCTCGACAGTGGGCTGGAAAGCAGGGCTTGCTCCCTTCGAGCGAGGAACTTCCTTTGGCTGAGAGCTTCCCTAGCAGTGGAGGCCTTCTGGCA TCTGCCAAGGAAGCCAGATATGACAAGGAAGCCCTGATGAAATTTTTCCGAATG TTGATCAGGAGGAGATATTTTCCGGATGAATTGTCTAGTTCAGCCCCGTGGTCTGCCCAAGTCAAAGGCTCGTTTCCAGGTCCTGGTGAGATTTCCAGCGATGATGACCAGCAGTATAAAAATTCAAG CGCTTTAGGTCAGCCGTACGTACTTCCTCCACTTCCTGCTCAGCAAAACTTGACACCGCCTCCGACACTTTATCCTCAGCAACCTATGTCGAAACCAGACAATTACAACATCCCAGCATTTGCCAGGACAAATTCTGAGGATATTGCTCGTGCAAGATCAAGGCGTACCGATATTAACGTGTGA
- the LOC121787941 gene encoding small GTPase LIP1-like isoform X1 — MFWRESMRESGEENGGPPSGQVRVLVVGDSGVGKSSLVHLIMTGSSIAQPPQTVGCNVAVKHVTYGSSTGSSNNIRGNFERDFFVELWDISGHERYTDCRSLFYSQVNGVVFVHDLSQRRTKSSLSKWAAEISATGTFSAPLSSGGPGGLPVPYIVIGNKADISAKEGARGSSGNLVDVARQWAGKQGLLPSSEELPLAESFPSSGGLLASAKEARYDKEALMKFFRMLIRRRYFPDELSSSAPWSAQVKGSFPGPGEISSDDDQQYKNSSSALGQPYVLPPLPAQQNLTPPPTLYPQQPMSKPDNYNIPAFARTNSEDIARARSRRTDINV, encoded by the exons atgttttGGAGGGAGAGTATGAGGGAGAGCGGAGAAGAAAACGGTGGCCCTCCTAGCGGCCAGGTCAGAGTGCTAGTTGTTGGAGATTCAG GTGTGGGGAAAAGTTCTCTTGTTCATCTGATTATGACGGGGTCGTCCATTGCTCAACCTCCTCAAACAGTAGGGTGTAACGTTGCTGTCAAG CATGTTACATACGGAAGTTCTACGGGCTCATCAAATAACATTAGAGGCAACTTCGAGAGAGATTTCTTTGTTGAACTCTGGGATATATCGGGGCATGAAAGATACACTGACTGCCGGTCTCTTTTCTACTCTCAAGTTAATG GTGTTGTGTTTGTTCATGATCTTTCTCAAAGAAGGACCAAGAGTAGCTTGAGCAAATGGGCAGCTGAAATTTCAGCAACTGGTACATTCTCGGCTCCTTTATCATCTGGAGGTCCTGGTGGCCTTCCTGTTCCGTATATTGTTATCGGAAATAAAGCAGACATTTCGGCAAAAGAGGGTGCACGAGGTAGCAGTGGTAATCTTGTTGATGTAGCTCGACAGTGGGCTGGAAAGCAGGGCTTGCTCCCTTCGAGCGAGGAACTTCCTTTGGCTGAGAGCTTCCCTAGCAGTGGAGGCCTTCTGGCA TCTGCCAAGGAAGCCAGATATGACAAGGAAGCCCTGATGAAATTTTTCCGAATG TTGATCAGGAGGAGATATTTTCCGGATGAATTGTCTAGTTCAGCCCCGTGGTCTGCCCAAGTCAAAGGCTCGTTTCCAGGTCCTGGTGAGATTTCCAGCGATGATGACCAGCAGTATAAAAATTCAAG TAGCGCTTTAGGTCAGCCGTACGTACTTCCTCCACTTCCTGCTCAGCAAAACTTGACACCGCCTCCGACACTTTATCCTCAGCAACCTATGTCGAAACCAGACAATTACAACATCCCAGCATTTGCCAGGACAAATTCTGAGGATATTGCTCGTGCAAGATCAAGGCGTACCGATATTAACGTGTGA